The Caldicellulosiruptor acetigenus DNA window CTTACTATCTTTGCGGCAAGTAGTGCTGTTCTGTCAGAAATATCGTAGTATGGAGCAACTTCCACTATGTCTGCTCCTATTATATCGAGGTCCTTTAATTTAAGTAAAATGTCAAAAAAATCCGAAGATAGAATTCCGCCTGGCTCAGGTGTTCCTGTACCAGGTGCAAAAGCCGGGTCAAAAACATCTATATCTATCGATAGGTATACCTTTTTGCCTTTTAAATTTTTTATTACATCATCAATTTTACACCATTTGTCAACCAAATAAAGATTGCTATTCTTTTTTGCAAATTCAATTTCTTCTTTAGATCCAGACCTTATACCAAATTGGTATATATTTTTAAAGCCTATTAGCTCACCAACTCTTCTCATGACAGTGGCATGTGAAAACTTTTCACCAAGATACTCTTCTCTCATATCAGCATGAGCATCAAAATGAAGTACATACAACTCTTCATCAGTTGAATTTGCTGCCGCCTTTATTAGAGGAAAACTAATCAGATGTTCACCGCCCAAGAAAATAGGAACTTTTCTTTCTTCAAACAGCTTACAAGCAAACTGATATATTGTCTCAATACTTTTTTCAATATTTCCAAAAGGAAGCTCTAAATCTCCCATATCACAAAAGGTCTTATCATAAAGGCTTTTGTCTTGATAGATAGAATACTCCTCCAGCTCTATTGACACTTCTCTTATCTTTGCAGGTGCAAAACGCGAGCCAGGTTTAAAGCTTACTGTT harbors:
- the speB gene encoding agmatinase; translation: MGFNLYKPFFLCATENYQASTIVLAGIPMDLTVSFKPGSRFAPAKIREVSIELEEYSIYQDKSLYDKTFCDMGDLELPFGNIEKSIETIYQFACKLFEERKVPIFLGGEHLISFPLIKAAANSTDEELYVLHFDAHADMREEYLGEKFSHATVMRRVGELIGFKNIYQFGIRSGSKEEIEFAKKNSNLYLVDKWCKIDDVIKNLKGKKVYLSIDIDVFDPAFAPGTGTPEPGGILSSDFFDILLKLKDLDIIGADIVEVAPYYDISDRTALLAAKIVRELILMIE